The Juglans regia cultivar Chandler chromosome 2, Walnut 2.0, whole genome shotgun sequence genome includes a window with the following:
- the LOC108992428 gene encoding subtilisin-like protease SBT3.5, protein MGNKTSPSMFVLVYLILVLNGQSITTIVKARSNVHIVYLGEKPRDDPKLITDSHHDMLATVVGSKEMASGLMVYSYKHGFSGFAAKLTESQAQQLAELPGVVRVIPNSLHKLQTTRSWDFLGLSPQSPNNILHNSKMGDGVIIGVFDTGIWPESKSFGEDGLGPVPSRWKGVCISGDKFNATTNCNKKIIGARSYIDGFLAEYGQPLNTSGNREYLSPRDANGHGTHTASTAGGSFVGNVSFRGLATGTVRGGAPRARLAIYKVCWNILGGQCAAADMLKAFDDAIHDGVDVLSLSIGSSIPLFSEVDERDGIATGSFHAVARGITVVCGAANDGPSAYTVHNTAPWILTVAASTTDRAFPTPITLGNNKTLLGQALFTGKEIDFTGLVYQESTGLDSTAGRCQALSLDETRVAGNVVLCFTSMYMARQISLRNAATAVQEAGGVGLIAAKHPSDILTSCDADFPCIEVDYEIGTQILFYIRSTGNPLVKLSPTKTIVGMPVSPKLAYFSSRGPSSIAPAILKPDITAPGANILAATTALDRSMDGGYAMRSGTSMATPHISGIVALLKALHPNWSPAAIKSALFTTAWQTGPSGLPIFAEGSPQKLANPFDFGGGIANPNKAADPGLVYDMGTTDYIHYLCAMAYNNSAISRLTGQSMVCPSKKPSILDVNLPSITIPSLRNSITITRTVTNVATSTSIYRAVIEPPFGIMISVKPDVLEFNSTVKKISFRVTISTTHKVNTGYYFGSLTWINGVHAVRSPLSVRTEVLQSNAADY, encoded by the exons ATGGGGAACAAGACGAGTCCTTCAATGTTTGTTTTAGTGTATCTAATCTTGGTTCTGAATGGCCAGAGTATTACAACAATCGTGAAGGCAAGAAGCAAC GTTCACATAGTTTATCTGGGAGAGAAGCCGCGAGACGATCCCAAGTTGATTACAGACTCACATCATGATATGCTTGCCACAGTAGTAGGGAG CAAGGAAATGGCCTCAGGTTTGATGGTCTACAGTTACAAGCATGGGTTCTCTGGATTTGCAGCTAAGCTTACAGAGTCTCAAGCCCAACAACTTGCTG AGTTGCCTGGGGTTGTTCGCGTCATACCAAATAGTCTTCACAAGCTGCAGACAACTCGGAGCTGGGATTTTCTCGGTCTGTCTCCTCAGTCTCCCAACAATATTCTTCACAACAGTAAAATGGGCGATGGAGTTATCATAGGTGTCTTCGATACAG GAATATGGCCAGAGTCCAAATCTTTCGGGGAAGATGGTCTCGGGCCAGTTCCATCTCGATGGAAGGGTGTCTGCATCTCTGGGGACAAATTCAATGCCACAACAAACTgcaataagaaaataattggaGCCCGTTCGTACATCGATGGATTTCTTGCAGAGTACGGACAGCCATTGAACACATCTGGAAACCGAGAATACTTATCTCCCAGAGACGCAAATGGACATGGCACGCACACTGCCAGCACCGCTGGTGGTTCCTTCGTGGGCAATGTTAGCTTCAGGGGCCTTGCTACTGGAACTGTTAGAGGTGGTGCACCCCGTGCTCGCTTGGCCATATACAAGGTTTGCTGGAATATACTTGGAGGCCAATGTGCAGCAGCTGATATGCTGAAAGCTTTTGACGATGCCATACATGATGGGGTTGATGTTTTATCTTTGTCAATTGGGTCTTCCATTCCTCTGTTCTCAGAGGTTGATGAACGTGATGGCATTGCCACTGGTTCATTCCATGCTGTGGCCAGGGGAATCACTGTAGTTTGTGGAGCCGCAAATGACGGACCTTCAGCATACACAGTTCATAACACAGCACCATGGATCTTAACTGTTGCAGCAAGCACCACTGACCGAGCATTTCCTACACCTATTACTCTAGGAAACAATAAAACTTTACTG GGTCAAGCCCTTTTCACAGGAAAGGAGATTGATTTTACAGGCTTGGTATACCAGGAGTCCACAGGACTTGATTCTACCGCAGGAAG ATGTCAAGCCCTCTCACTTGATGAAACTAGGGTAGCCGGGAATGTGGTTCTCTGCTTCACTTCAATGTATATGGCTCGGCAGATTTCTTTAAGGAATGCCGCAACAGCAGTGCAGGAAGCAGGAGGTGTTGGGCTGATTGCTGCCAAGCATCCCAGTGATATCTTGACTTCATGTGATGCTGACTTCCCATGTATTGAAGTTGACTATGAAATCGGCACCCAGATACTGTTTTACATCAGGTCCACTGG GAATCCTCTAGTGAAGTTGAGCCCTACGAAAACAATTGTGGGCATGCCGGTATCACCAAAGCTTGCGTATTTCTCATCTAGGGGGCCTAGCTCTATTGCACCAGCAATTCTAAAG CCAGATATAACTGCACCTGGTGCCAACATATTGGCCGCCACTACTGCCCTTGATCGATCGATGGATGGTGGATATGCCATGCGCTCGGGAACTTCAATGGCAACCCCTCATATCTCAGGCATCGTGGCACTTCTCAAAGCCTTGCACCCTAACTGGTCCCCAGCAGCCATAAAATCAGCCCTTTTCACAACTG CATGGCAGACTGGTCCATCTGGTTTGCCAATCTTTGCTGAAGGATCTCCTCAGAAGCTTGCTAATCCATTCGACTTTGGAGGTGGCATTGCAAATCCAAACAAGGCAGCAGACCCCGGACTGGTATATGACATGGGCACTACCGACTACATACATTATCTCTGTGCCATGGCTTACAACAACTCTGCTATCTCTCGGCTCACGGGGCAATCCATGGTGTGCCCTAGTAAAAAACCCTCCATTTTGGATGTAAATCTACCTTCTATAACCATACCAAGTCTAAGAAATTCTATCACCATCACCAGAACTGTTACAAATGTGGCAACCTCAACATCTATTTATAGAGCTGTAATCGAACCTCCATTTGGCATAATGATATCAGTAAAACCTGATGTCTTGGAATTCAACTCTACTGTTAAGAAGATCTCCTTCAGGGTTACAATCTCCACAACCCACAAGGTGAACACAGGATACTATTTTGGGAGCCTGACGTGGATTAATGGAGTACATGCTGTAAGGAGTCCCTTGTCCGTGAGAACTgaagttttacaatctaatgctGCTGATTACTAA
- the LOC108992498 gene encoding beta-1,6-galactosyltransferase GALT31A-like — MGLSRPHKAGNGVSTRWVLGLCIASFILGVLVVNRFWAIPDPVTMDREASSVEKHESRPLHPIDNCEKKDASFQTGDILSQVSQTHDVIMTLDKTISSLEMQLAASRASKVNNEEGSPIVTKSGSEQFKERQKVFFVMGIITAFSSRKRRESIRETWMPRGEGLRKLETDKGIIIRFVIGHSATPGGVLDRAIDAENEQNKDFLRLNHIEGYHELSSKTQIYFSTAAAKWDADFYIKVDDDVHINLGMVGSTLARHRSKPRVYIGCMKSGPVLSQKGIKYHEPEYWKFGEDGNKYFRHATGQIYVLSKDLATYISVNRHILHKYANEDVSLGSWFIGLDVEHIDDRSLCCATPPDCEWKAQAGNPCAASFDWSCSGICKSVERMEEVHQRCGEGDEAIWHTSF; from the exons atgggtcTGAGCAGACCTCACAAGGCTGGCAATGGCGTCTCCACCAGATGGGTTCTTGGCCTCTGTATCGCCAGCTTCATCTTGGGTGTTCTTGTTGTCAacag GTTCTGGGCTATTCCTGATCCAGTTACAATGGACAGAGAGGCTTCATCAGTTGAGAAACATGAATCAAGACCTCTCCATCCCATAGACAACTGTGAGAAGAAG GATGCTTCTTTTCAGACAGGGGACATCCTATCTCAAGTTTCACAGACACACGATGTAATAAT GACATTAGATAAAACAATCTCCTCATTAGAGATGCAGCTAGCTGCATCTAGAGCTTCCAAAGTTAACAATGAGGAAGGATCTCCAATAGTTACAAAATCAGGAAGTGAGCAATTTAAGGAGCGTCAGAAGGTTTTCTTTGTTATGGGAATCATTACTGCATTCAGCAGCAGAAAGCGACGAGAATCAATTAGAGAGACATGGATGCCCCGAG GGGAAGGGTTAAGGAAGTTGGAAACAGATAAGGGAATTATAATTCGATTTGTCATTGGACACAG TGCAACTCCAGGTGGTGTACTGGATCGTGCTATTGATGCAGAAAATGAGCAAAACAAGGATTTCTTACGTCTG AATCATATTGAAGGATATCATGAATTGTCCTCAAAAACTCAAATATACTTTTCAACAGCTGCCGCTAAGTGGGATGCTGACTTCTATATCAAAGTTGATGATGACGTGCACATAAATCTTG GTATGGTTGGTTCGACCTTGGCCCGGCATAGATCAAAGCCACGCGTTTATATTGGTTGCATGAAGTCTGGACCTGTCCTGTCACAGAA AGGAATAAAATACCATGAACCAGAATACTGGAAATTTGGTGAGGATGGAAATAAGTACTTTAGGCATGCGACAGGGCAAATATATGTGCTCTCCAAGGATTTGGCTACATATATTTCAGTTAATCG GCACATACTTCATAAATATGCAAATGAAGATGTCTCTTTGGGTTCTTGGTTTATTGGCCTTGATGTTGAGCACATTGACGACCGGAGCCTCTGTTGTGCGACACCGCCTG ATTGCGAGTGGAAGGCTCAAGCAGGAAATCCTTGTGCTGCATCCTTTGACTGGAGCTGCAGTGGCATTTGCAAATCAGTGGAAAGAATGGAGGAGGTGCACCAACGCTGTGGGGAGGGCGATGAGGCTATCTGGCACACCAGTTTCTGA
- the LOC108992480 gene encoding uncharacterized protein LOC108992480: MALLSALLEILRRPTMLDVLSELMLFIAPLWLAIIVGLLVGWAWKPKWAKNLTNCSMSKDASAASPTALLSACFASFPSLNALKFQLPNCVSCIGDDKESPSVPPTATESDSSSSQLDGEKLEKVTGEDLEHLCRLVEEKDGGPAWIQMMDRSTPTMSYQAWRRDPETGPPQYRSRTLFEDATPELVRDFFWDDEFRLKWDDMLIHSATLEECPTTGTMMVQWVRKFPFFCSDREYIIGRRIWESGRSYYCVTKGVPCTSVPRHNKPRRVDLYYSSWCIRAVESKKDGQLTACEVLLFHHEDMGIPREIAKLGVRQGMWGAVKKIDPGLRAYQRHRASGAPLSQCAFMAQINTNVSADYLRSLENNNRDLTEVENRDSPRNPEERNIPKLLVVGGALLLACSIDRGLVTKAVIFGVARRFARIGRRM; the protein is encoded by the exons ATGGCTTTGCTTTCGGCTTTATTGGAGATTTTGCGGAGACCCACAATGTTGGATGTCCTCAGCGAGCTCATGCTCTTCATAGCGCCTCTTTGGCTGGCGATTATTGTTGGGCTTTTGGTTGGATGGGCATGGAAGCCCAAATGGGCTAAGAATTTGACCAATTGTTCTATGTCCAAGGACGCTTCGGCGGCGTCACCGACGGCTTTGTTATCCGCGTGTTTCGCTTCGTTTCCGAGCTTGAACGCCCTGAAGTTTCAGCTGCCCAACTGCGTTTCTTGTATTGGAGATGATAAGGAGAGTCCCTCTGTGCCACCTACTGCCACCGAATCCGATTCCAG CTCGTCACAGCTCGATGGTGAAAAACTGGAAAAAGTGACCGGAGAGGATTTAGAGCACTTATGCCGGCTAGTGGAGGAAAAAGATGGAGGTCCTGCTTGGATTCAGATGATGGATCGTTCTACCCCGACTATGAGCTATCAAGCTTGGCGTAGAGATCCTGAG ACTGGCCCCCCACAATATCGTAGTAGGACCTTGTTTGAGGATGCCACTCCTGAGTTGGTGAGGGATTTTTTCTGGGATGATGAGTTTCGATTGAAGTGGGATGATATGCTTATACATTCTGCAACCTTGGAGGAGTGTCCCACCACAGGAACCATGATGGTGCAGTGGGTGCGCAAG ttCCCTTTCTTTTGTAGCGATCGGGAGTATATAATAGGTCGTCGAATCTGGGAATCTGGACGATCTTACTACTGTGTAACAAAG GGAGTACCCTGCACATCAGTGCCAAGACACAACAAACCTAGACGAGTTGATTTGTACTATTCAAGTTGGTGCATTCGTGCAG TTGAATCGAAGAAGGATGGCCAGTTGACTGCATGTGAAGTGTTACTGTTTCATCATGAAGATATGGGTATACCAAGGGAGATTGCAAAGCTTGGGGTTCGGCAAGGCATGTGGGGCGCTGTGAAGAAGATTGACCCTGGTTTACGTGCATATCAAAGGCATAGAGCATCTGGAGCCCCACTCTCACAATGTGCTTTCATGGCCCAGATCAACACTAACGTCAGTGCAGACTACCTGAGATCTTTGGAAAACAACAACCGTGATTTGACTGAGGTTGAAAACAGAGATTCGCCTCGGAATCCAGAGGAGAGGAACATACCAAAACTTTTAGTTGTCGGTGGAGCTCTTCTCCTTGCCTGTAGCATTGACCGGGGGCTTGTAACTAAAGCAGTTATATTTGGAGTAGCCAGAAGGTTTGCAAGAATTGGAAGGAGGATGTGA